CAGTAGGTGCGTTCCAGCGTATGATAGTTCAGGTGAATCTTGAGCTCAGTGCGCGTTGTCTTCTCCACACCACAGTAAGTGCATCGATAATTCTTGATCCCCGCATGCCGCATCATGTGCACTTTGAGCAGCTGTTTACTCGAGAAGCGTCGACCGCAACCCGCATCCTCGCAGACATAGGGCAGCTCTGATTTGTCTTTGTGCGTAAAGCGATGATTCTTGAGACGCCACATCGTGTCAAATGTTTTGCCGCAATACTCGCAAACATGGGATTTGTGCTCCTTGCCCAGTTTGTGGCATTTGCGCATGTGAACGCTGAGCGTATTCTTGTGGCTATAGCCACGATCACAACCTGGTTCGGGGCAAGGATAGGGCATTAGGCCATGTTGTCGTTTATGAGCCTGCAGACGATGCTCCTCTAAAAACTGCGTGGCGCAGATGTCGCATTTGTAGATGGTCTTCGACTGTGGCAACAAAGGCAGCTGGAAAAAAACAGATTCAGTTGGAGTGATTGTTGcttaataatttcttaattaccTCAACGGGAGCAGTGTtagttggtgttggtgttgttgcctCAGCTTGCTGCTCTGTATTGTCTTCATGTGGCTCATCCGCTTCCTTTGCGGCAACTTTCTCCAGCTCCTCACTTAACTGTTTCCCATTATCCTTAACTTCTTCATCATCGCAGAATGCCAGAATTTCCATGCGCCACTTAGTATCTGCTGCAATACACTTGGCACGGAATGCATACAAACGCTCCAATTGGTCGTGACAAGCTTGACATAGTTCGCTGGGCACCCGCATCTCATCGGAGACGGAGAGATCGGTGCAGGTGACAAACTTGTGCTCCAGTTTCGGTAGTTTGCGCATATCGTAAATCGTAGCTGCTGCATCGAGTGAGCAAATGCACACACGGCACTTGGTTGTAGACGCCATCGAAGGCGTTTTTTGCAACTAAATAACAACTTTGCTGAATAGTGTGCacgatatttatttttgtttatatacgAATCAGCTGTTGGCGACCATTGTGCAGTGGGACCGCGGCATggtctttaaaatataccattcgtctctgtactaaatataccacacgctataaataataatttcgaaCAAGTATTTAACACTTTAGTGATAAATGTGCTTAATAAATTAAGGATTTGTTCTCTCACAAAATGTGTGGTTTTTAAACAAGAATATACtcattgaaatataccaaaatatttagaaCACTTCATGTGCGTGAAAATACATTCGAAACATATGAGCAGAGTTTAACGTTTTGCAACACTGCTGCACCCGTATTGTGGGTGGTTCATCataacaaattgttgcaatggaacaaaaaacaaatggaatACACTACATTGAGCTGTCGAACAATTTTATACGCTTCGATGCCGTCAGCCAGCTGACCAACGTATTCTTCGACGACTCCAACAAGCAGGTAAGACGTCAGCAACGCCCCCAACACGCATTGTCCACAggagtcttttgtttttgttagaTTTTCGCAGTTCGCTCTGGCGGCGCAACGGGCGTGGTGGTCAAGGGACCCGTGGAGGACACAGTGATCACATTTTGTATGAGTGATCGTGGCGGCGCCATACgctcaatcaaattttcaCCGGACAATAAAATACTCGCTGTGCAGCGCAAGGAAAATGCCGTGGAATTGGTTTGCTTCCAAGGCGAGCAGCCGCTGTTGCAGGACATCATCACCCACCAGGTGAAGACGCTGATCTATGGCTTTGTGTGGGTGCACAACCGCGAGCTGGCACTCATCTCCAATACGGGCGTAGAGATCTTTCAAATTTTGCCCGAGAAGCGTCAAGTTCGTTCGGTGAAAGCGCTGAGTATCAGCATCAAATGGTTCGCCTGGTGCTGTGATGCCAATATAGCGCTGCTTTGCACCAGCGAAGGCAACACCTTGATACCGGTGATCATTAAGCAAAAGGTCATCACCAAGCTGCCCAAGGTGGATTGTAAGTGAAGTTTTTTTCAACCATGTCAATCTCTCTAATCCTGTGGTAT
This is a stretch of genomic DNA from Drosophila albomicans strain 15112-1751.03 chromosome 3, ASM965048v2, whole genome shotgun sequence. It encodes these proteins:
- the LOC117567864 gene encoding zinc finger protein 91-like, with translation MASTTKCRVCICSLDAAATIYDMRKLPKLEHKFVTCTDLSVSDEMRVPSELCQACHDQLERLYAFRAKCIAADTKWRMEILAFCDDEEVKDNGKQLSEELEKVAAKEADEPHEDNTEQQAEATTPTPTNTAPVELPLLPQSKTIYKCDICATQFLEEHRLQAHKRQHGLMPYPCPEPGCDRGYSHKNTLSVHMRKCHKLGKEHKSHVCEYCGKTFDTMWRLKNHRFTHKDKSELPYVCEDAGCGRRFSSKQLLKVHMMRHAGIKNYRCTYCGVEKTTRTELKIHLNYHTLERTYCCRICSKVCNSSSNLNLHMRTVHERSKNYPCTYCDRIFNQPSLCKQHELIHTGEKPHECEDCGRHFRQKAALRTHRKIHERQSSESAPNSSSHGTAGVSGHALNSYE